In a genomic window of candidate division TA06 bacterium:
- the serC gene encoding 3-phosphoserine/phosphohydroxythreonine transaminase — protein sequence MAKRVYNFSAGPGMLPEAVLKKAADEMLDHQGSGMSVMEMSHRSKVYQSIIDGAEKSLRELMSIPANYKVLFLQGGASMQFAMVPLNLMKKSNKADYVNTGEWATKAIAEAKRYGDIKVVASSEPEVFNHLPALDPKEFRPDADYVHMTTNNTIFGTSWKSFPDTKGVPLVADMSSDILSKVVDVKQFALIYAGAQKNMGPAGVTVVIIRDDMIDFSKPETPTMLKYKTQVDGGSMYNTPPCYGIYIIKLVCEYLLGLGGVAAMEKINNQKAAMVYDAIDNSKLFKCHVQKKEDRSIMNIPFRTASDDLDKKFLKEAEAEGLVSLSGHRKTGGMRASVYNAMPMEGVEKLVAFIKKFDQANS from the coding sequence GTCTACAATTTTTCGGCCGGACCGGGAATGCTGCCCGAGGCGGTGTTGAAAAAGGCTGCGGACGAGATGCTGGACCACCAAGGCTCCGGGATGTCCGTGATGGAAATGAGCCATCGCTCCAAGGTCTACCAGTCGATCATCGACGGGGCGGAAAAATCCCTGCGAGAATTGATGAGCATACCGGCAAATTACAAAGTGCTTTTCCTTCAGGGCGGCGCTTCAATGCAGTTTGCCATGGTCCCGCTGAACCTGATGAAAAAATCGAACAAAGCTGATTATGTCAACACCGGGGAATGGGCGACCAAGGCCATTGCCGAAGCCAAGCGATACGGGGACATCAAGGTGGTGGCCAGCTCCGAACCCGAGGTATTCAACCACCTGCCGGCTCTGGACCCCAAGGAATTCCGACCGGACGCGGACTACGTCCACATGACCACCAACAACACCATCTTCGGCACCTCCTGGAAGAGCTTTCCCGACACCAAGGGCGTGCCGTTAGTGGCGGACATGTCCTCGGATATCCTGTCCAAGGTGGTTGACGTCAAACAATTCGCCCTGATCTATGCCGGGGCCCAGAAGAACATGGGGCCGGCCGGGGTGACCGTGGTCATCATCCGGGACGACATGATAGACTTCTCCAAGCCCGAGACCCCCACCATGCTGAAATACAAAACCCAGGTGGACGGCGGCTCGATGTACAACACGCCGCCCTGCTACGGCATTTACATTATCAAGCTGGTGTGCGAGTATCTGCTGGGCCTGGGAGGGGTGGCGGCCATGGAGAAGATCAACAACCAAAAAGCCGCGATGGTGTACGATGCCATTGATAATTCAAAACTGTTCAAGTGCCATGTCCAGAAGAAAGAGGACCGTTCCATCATGAACATTCCCTTCCGGACCGCCTCGGACGACCTGGACAAAAAATTCCTGAAAGAAGCCGAAGCCGAAGGGCTGGTGAGCTTGAGCGGACACCGGAAGACCGGCGGCATGAGGGCCAGCGTCTATAACGCCATGCCCATGGAAGGGGTGGAGAAATTGGTCGCTTTCATCAAGAAATTCGATCAGGCGAATTCATAA